The sequence gtagtagtaagcgatggacaatattttgaatattaaatttgtaaccattttacgtcaataaagtttcaaatttcgaaaaaaaccgcacgaacttattcatagtcctattatatggactgtactatcgatttaaataaaaattgcatatatttttttcaagtttacgggtgtttgtttgaaaaactttcctatagctcttaaaaaatcaccctttagtaaaAAAAGGAATTATTTAACTAACAACAAGTAAGTGAAGTCATGAAGATCGATTTTATCTGTATTTCCACTgacattaaaattaagaaaaaaattggataatAATGCCGGCGGTGAGTGGGTACTTTTTCTTGGATAATTGTTGATGAGAGAagtagaaacaaataaaaaattgcaatgaaaTATGTAAAATGAAATCATTAAAAACTATTAGAACTGTATAAGTAAAAATCATGCAGGGGAGTAAGAAGcacaaaaccagaaaaaaaagaaacaaatgtaGCATAGACCAGTTTGAGTGtacattttatacatttataggTATTCTTACTTAAGTACTTACGCGAATAAGAAAGCTTGAAGGAATTATTTGCTTGTAAATGGAAAAGTACTAATGATTTTTGGTTGATCGAAactacgaaaaaagaaaataaataaaaagcgcTTAAGTATAAACTCATTTGACTCTTTGATATTGGTTGATACTTGTTGAAATTGTGATTTAGTGCAATGCAATGAATTTATATCGGAGCTCTGCTCAAGTTTTTAAGCGAGTTTTAGCGCTAGAAAAATACAGAGTGGGCAAGCTTTTGCggcaatttctttttcaaatattttttttcccttgttcactccacccgggagtatagggcctcgacaaggctcagtcttgcgttgttttcgttaatctatttgacttctggcagggtaggtgatttcAAACATTAGCGCAGTAAAAAGTTGTACgcattttttgctttatataaattttaaatactcaaatatatatacataagtgtttAATACCCATTAAACATTCAGTTTTGCTGGTTTAATCCCAATTTTAGACTAACTAGAGCATTTCGGCTGGCACCACTGCAAATTGAACTCgcacatttttcatcgccattcATCCGTTTCACAACTGGAACGACTTCGTTGTACCGCAGCAAAAAAAAGCTTCACTGTCGTGAAAACTTGGGTCGAGAAGAAATCCTTCTTATTATTTAGTTAAAGATAGCAGATCCTTTCCTTTTTCATCTGCAGTCCTAATCATTTTATTTCGTCTTAcagtttgaaaaatatacatttacgTGGGTGCATCAATAAGTTCCTGAAAATTGATGTAAAGAACATTCAAAGCATATATTCTACCTTTAAAAATGCAATGCTAATAAGATGccaatttttccaatatttacGGTTCCGAGATTTTCGGGACCCCGGTACTACATTCTCGAAATCCCGAAATGCTGCTCGCTAAGAAATTACAAATCCCAACAATGCCGGGATTGCAGGCAAATAATCCCGAAATTTTCGGGactaaaaaaatgctaaaaagttAAAACTCCAAGGGACCGGAATTGACGTCTCTATGTAAAACATAATCTCCTCTTAGTTCCATAAACTTCATCTAAGGTTTCTTCAATATTCTATTTTTCCACAGTAGGGATGTAAACTTTTTCGATATTTACGATCCCGAGATTTTCGAGATACCAGTATTACAATCTCGAAAATCCGGAATTCTGCTTGGTAAGAAATTACAAATCCCAACAATAGCAGGATTGTAAGCAAATAAAAGCCGTTACCGCAAGGTGCCGGAACTGATATCTCTAAAACATAATCTCCTCTTAGTCCCACAAACTCATCCAATATTTTGAAGTTATACGGTTTCTACTGCTTAAGACGTTTGTTTCATCGACAAACTTCTCATTCGACCTGCATCTTTTACTGCTGTGTCATttcatatttagaaaaatttaaagaaaaagcagTAGCAGCCAGGTAAGGTTGCAGAAAGTGCTAGATGCGGAAGCAATTAGACATTTTTACCCcgtatgttgttgttattgtaagaGCAAAATCATTcctcatacatgtacggggaatactgctggagtgacagtccttagcctgatataaatccgggccgttgcggtaacgcagaaccgactgtcgtgggagcgTTAGTCTGCAGCCTTAGTGGAAAAGAAATTCTGCTCTCTAAATAACTAGTAATGCTTGCTATAAATCGGTGTTGAATAGAGTTAACTGCTAGACTCTTTTCAAGATGTGAATGACAGCTCGCGCATTCCTAATACTCTCGCCGAGGTCTTTGTTGAACGACAGCTCCGACAGCTTCGATTCACTACGAGAATTCTGCTGTCTCAATTATTCCTTGATTTCTGATGTGTGCTGATGAATCCATTGATCGATCGCCATGAATACTTTTACGTTGCCTTAGCAACTGCCTGCAAAAGTCATGGAATGATGGACTCAGATATTTGGGTGCAACAGTGACATTGTCCTGCTATAATACCGACCATAGAGAAACGACTATTATAAATTAGCGGTTTATGCTTTCTTTCTTCGATCTATTGCCTTTATGCCCTTTACCTTTCAATCAAAATCGATGCAAGCAAATACTAGTAAGAAGGGTTTAAGATGACTGGTAGAATTAAAGAAGTGTAAATGAGTTCCTCTCCTGGCTGGTTCAGAGGAGTAGTGAAGGTTTGTATAGACTTACTGGCAGCCGCCTGTCAGTGAAACTGTCGTATACTGCATTACTGTAGGAGAATTTTCAAATCAAAGACCGGCCCCTTGAGTGCTGTCAATTAAGCCAAAAGATGGTGCGCTGGCTCGGTAGCCGTAGCCTCAACTGAAATCTTGTTTGTGTGTCTCCAACTATCAATCATATGGTTTAGTGGGGAACAGCCAGTAAAACTTaaggaaaaaaagttgctcttAGAATTCAAATGCGCAGCTTTACGCGATGACAACGCAAACGAGTggcaaaatatacaataaatagacaaataaacaaataaatttaataaaaaaactaacatcAGTCGGTTTGAGCGCGATTATAAAAAGACAAGTCGCCTACCAAGCCACAATCAGTTCACAGTCAACAGTCGCAGTGAGAACTAGAACCAGTTTTTTCAACACAACTAAAacttaccaaaaacaaaaataaacaaatcaacaTGAAAGTTTTCGTTGTTGCTATTGCATTTGCTTTCGTTGCTGCCGCCGTCGCACAAGACGTAAGTTTATTTCGATCTTAGAAAAGAGAGAAATTTTTTCCTGACTGAATTTATTGCTATCCTCATTTGAgctacataataaataaatccttTCCAATACACAATCAACCACAGGGTCTCAGTTTGAGCGAGGAGCAGATTCAAAAGGTCCACGCCTTGGCAGGTGAGTGCATCAAGGAGACCGGCACTAACGAGGCGGCTGTACGCAAATTGCGTGCTGGTGATTTCAGCGAAGTCGACGAGAATGTGAAATGTTTCGCTAAGTGCTTCCAAGAGCGTTTGGGCTACGTTAAGAACGGAAGTGTCGATGAGGCTGCTGTGAATAAGTCGTTAGGTCCCTTGGCCGGCGAGGAGAAAGTGAAAGCTGTTCAAGCCAAATGCAATGGTGCAACGGGTAGCAATGACTGTGATGCCGCTCTCGAGAGGTACAAGTGCTATTATggcgaaaatgttaaaaacctGAGTTAAATTATACTAAGTATTATTAATCTGGAAAGTAATTTCGATTGCCCTTAaagcatttttgatattttgtaataaattctgTACAAAATGTGATACTTTTGCATTCTAAATTATTTTGTGTGTACTTCTTGGATTCGTAAGGGAAAGAGTGTTGCTGCTCCACACCTGAACACCTCGTAACTCATCAGGttcataataattttcattGGCTAACTTTAGTCGAAATCCGGAGAGAGCAGCGAAAGTAGACCTCGAAATAAATGTTGGCGAAAGGCAAAGGAATGCGCTTAAACACGACCTGtacacaaaaattgtaaatcgacGCTACTAAGATTGAAGCAGTCTGCTCCTTTTGCTGCTTGGGTAGCACAATATCTTCAAGCGGTGGCTCAAAAGAAGATATACAGGCAAACATGTTTTTGACCCTCTTAAAGCTGTTTGGAGATCCTCTGTGCTCACTcgtaacaccaaaattaaaacctGCCACTGGAATGTAAAATTCACCCTACTGTATGGCTGCGAAATTTGTAATCTTGCAGGCGCAGACTGGCAGCTACTACAAGTTTTTGTTAACCGTTGCCTCCGAACAGTACTTCGCATCTTGCGGCCCAACAGCATATCCCATCAAAGCCTATGGGTTAGCACAAGCCAAACTCCAATGCGAACTGAAACACTCAAAAGAAAGTGGGCGTGGCTTGGTACATTTTACGAAGAGAGCGGAGTGACAACACCCGTAATTCACGTTCCcaagacagtcggttctacgtggccggaacaacccggatttatagccaaccaaggactgtcacctcAGCAGCATTCCCATCCATATATggcaatgtttatgctgctacaacaacaaaaactcgtAATTCAATCGATTGGTACGTGTAAGCAAGCCGACTCAGAGGCAGACCGACTTGATGAAGAAGAGCCCTAGAAACGGGGAAAGCAAGGACAAGCAAAAAGTAGAAACGAATTGAAGTGGCTGGCGTCCTGCAGAAGCGAATGGAGGCAATTTGATCTAGCCTTTTTTTGCCCCTGTGGACCCATAAGAACTCACATATATTAAACATTGTAAGTACAGCACATGGTGTTATTTATTGGATGAAATGAAAGTAGCTCAGGTTGGGGAGAAAAGCTGGTATAAATTATTGGAAAAGAAGGTTAGGCTAGTTTAACCCGGCTGGCATTAAGCCACGAATATATCTTTTGGTTCCTAGCGATAGCAGATGGAATCTGActtttattaagatttaaagTAAACATCACGTCAGATCTCAAAGCAGCACATTACGATGTGGTTAGTAAATTTACGGGGTAAGAGGTAGTcaggattttcaaaaattggatttttttcattttcttaaagtataatatcttaaaaatattgtgtggaaATTTGAAGTAAGTTCCACAAATACTTTTgtagttattcaacaattaacaaaagccGCTCGGgcgctcgatagcaaaactttaaaggtGTTATCATCGGCGAGCGACGCAGTTGTAAGGTTTATAATGCGGTTCCTCCACGGTAGCTCCgatgatattttttatagaaaagaagaaaagtgtTAGTGTCTAATTGCTATCATCTTTTATtggtaaggcgtttttcaataggtgcgcttcaacttttttccgatagggagggcgaacgacgcaatattttttatttttcgctagtcatttgtaaacttcattagtatacatttcatcatggaacgctacacacttgagcaacgattgcaaatcgtgcaaattttttatgaaaataatcgttctgttgttgctactttaagagcattacgcccattttacgatccatttaacaagccgtcccgttttggggttatgtgaagtcattggtctacagtaacaagccggcgacgatttgtgagctcagagccaatattgaacgcgaaattgctggaatttcggccgatttatgcaaaagagtggtcgaaaatttggttcaacgattggacttcgtaaaacgtgcacgcggtggtcatgcaaaagaaatcgaatttcatacttaaatgtatatgttcaaactcgataataaaaaaaaaaatagttaaaaagtcaaaccgtttgtgttttattcaaaaaaaaagttgaagcgctcttactgaaaaacgctttatatagatgtatgtatgtgtgtatgtatatgtatattatgtgaTACAATATATAACATATGATATAATAGCACGGATTAACTCTTACCTCCCGTTGGCTTACACGTCCTGATCCTTGATATGCTAATTTTGCAGTGCAATTAAATTTGAAAGTTGAgacgaaagtaacctcgccgaacagcgTTTAACacagtaaacgttttaactgttcggcggggaaatgacGAGGTTAACGGCCttaacgttgcagcgactggaaccGGTGGTTTGCAACAGTCGGAACAGTAGGCGCAATTAACATTAGGATGGCTAAacatttattagaatttttgttttttgaactcgtgatcactgtaacttaaaagctGCTTGGCagatttcagtaaaatttatactgcttttgaaaaacataaaaaacgcgTTCCTGATcgaggagttttttttttcaaaaagttcgattttttttaaacaattaattgtcggtttttttctttaaaatctaaataatattaCCTGAGGCCGTCATattggaaatttt is a genomic window of Anastrepha ludens isolate Willacy chromosome 6, idAnaLude1.1, whole genome shotgun sequence containing:
- the LOC128867825 gene encoding general odorant-binding protein 56d-like, producing MKVFVVAIAFAFVAAAVAQDGLSLSEEQIQKVHALAGECIKETGTNEAAVRKLRAGDFSEVDENVKCFAKCFQERLGYVKNGSVDEAAVNKSLGPLAGEEKVKAVQAKCNGATGSNDCDAALERYKCYYGENVKNLS